The following proteins come from a genomic window of Oricola thermophila:
- a CDS encoding GNAT family N-acetyltransferase — MHTSPLLRQDIEPTDAFVIPARMQTEAGPQETSRLIKGDRRLVIYPADSGFDILEDIDRVTDYALEPNIFFAPRFLVPAMPRVDNRDVRLLLLQDGTEADAETRLLMPFSVEKSGFRIGPEVMRVWANEFGPSGVPIVERRESSRIIDDLLATLADPGLALPKILVLPDVMMDSAVIRTLRGVAIGRGLPVLTTGSVQRPFLQSELDSIDYLNANISKRSLRNFRRLRRHLEEMGRFEYEIARSPRDVRIAMEEFLLLENAGWKGRQRTSLAADRYRAAFAREAVNNLAERDLVRIHAFKLDGRVIASLIVFVQAGHAWTWKTTYDESLAQYSPGTLLIMQSTEVHLEDPNIQVTDSCAVEDHPVVGRLWSERREFATMVIGLRPELDREARQIVQQMELYRSTRNAAKTVRDRLKQAVKRR, encoded by the coding sequence ATGCACACATCCCCACTGTTGCGGCAGGACATCGAGCCGACCGACGCCTTCGTGATCCCGGCGCGTATGCAGACGGAGGCCGGGCCGCAGGAGACAAGCCGCCTGATCAAGGGCGACCGCCGACTCGTCATCTATCCGGCCGACAGCGGCTTCGACATCCTCGAGGACATCGACCGGGTGACGGACTACGCGCTGGAACCGAACATCTTCTTCGCGCCGCGCTTCCTCGTGCCCGCCATGCCTCGCGTCGACAACCGCGACGTCCGGCTGCTGCTGTTGCAGGACGGAACGGAGGCCGATGCCGAGACGCGCCTGCTGATGCCGTTCTCGGTGGAGAAGTCCGGCTTCAGGATCGGCCCGGAGGTGATGCGGGTGTGGGCGAACGAATTCGGCCCGAGCGGCGTGCCGATCGTCGAGCGGCGCGAATCCTCGCGCATCATCGACGACCTGCTGGCGACACTGGCCGATCCCGGCCTTGCTCTGCCGAAAATTCTCGTCCTGCCCGACGTCATGATGGACAGCGCCGTGATCCGGACGCTGCGCGGCGTCGCGATAGGGCGCGGACTGCCGGTACTGACGACGGGATCGGTCCAGCGGCCGTTCCTGCAAAGCGAACTCGACAGCATCGATTACCTCAACGCGAACATCAGCAAGCGGAGCCTGCGAAACTTCAGGCGGCTGCGGCGCCATCTCGAGGAGATGGGACGGTTCGAATACGAGATCGCACGGTCGCCGCGGGACGTGCGCATCGCCATGGAGGAATTCCTGCTGCTGGAGAATGCCGGCTGGAAAGGCCGGCAGCGGACCTCGCTGGCCGCCGACCGCTACCGCGCAGCCTTCGCGCGCGAGGCGGTCAACAACCTGGCCGAACGCGACCTCGTGCGCATCCATGCCTTCAAGCTGGACGGTCGGGTAATCGCCTCGCTGATCGTCTTCGTGCAGGCCGGACATGCATGGACATGGAAGACGACCTATGACGAGAGCCTCGCCCAGTATTCGCCGGGCACGCTGCTGATCATGCAGTCCACCGAGGTGCACCTTGAGGATCCGAACATCCAGGTGACCGACTCCTGCGCCGTCGAGGACCACCCGGTGGTGGGGCGGCTGTGGTCGGAGCGGCGGGAGTTCGCCACAATGGTGATCGGGCTGCGGCCCGAACTGGACCGCGAAGCGCGCCAGATCGTGCAGCAGATGGAACTGTACCGCTCCACGCGCAACGCGGCCAAGACCGTGCGCGACCGGCTGAAACAGGCGGT